In Centropristis striata isolate RG_2023a ecotype Rhode Island chromosome 1, C.striata_1.0, whole genome shotgun sequence, one DNA window encodes the following:
- the LOC131979646 gene encoding myeloid-associated differentiation marker homolog, with protein MPVIVLEARDFLSPLFLVRTLEVFSCCTTFSLVASLDPSELNKNLQHLSTFKIFCMFTWCFFFTLTLLIHILSIIQFHSLIPISWKNLTVTSAVLGALMCLSAAVVFPWMVVDHQEVSARSVAAAVASGFTFLCYSSESYVLGSRAPEQRGYMGSMPGLLKILQVWGGCHMVPLVVEEVQALAGGPPGWQLWVSCVSYGVCVLTSLLTLLVILGDSAGRCCLPFDRFLAGFSLLGVLLYMLATVICFTKILQLKDQNMDNKTAQVVVMETVVATITLLAYTVDLAFSIKLLCDRSLT; from the coding sequence ATGCCTGTGATCGTGCTGGAGGCCCGAGACTTCCTCAGCCCTCTGTTCCTGGTCCGGACCCTGGAGGTGttctcctgctgcaccaccttCAGCCTGGTGGCCTCGCTGGATCCTTCAGAGCTCAACAAGAACCTGCAGCACCTCAGCACCTTCAAGATCTTCTGCATGTTCACCTGGTGCTTCTTCTTCACGCTCACCCTCCTCATCCACATCCTGAGCATCATCCAGTTCCACAGCCTCATCCCCATCTCCTGGAAGAACCTGACGGTGACCTCGGCGGTCCTGGGGGCCCTCATGTGCCTCAGTGCCGCCGTGGTGTTCCCGTGGATGGTCGTGGACCACCAGGAGGTCTCGGCGCGCTCCGTGGCGGCCGCCGTGGCGTCCGGATTCACCTTCCTGTGCTACAGCTCAGAGTCCTACGTCCTGGGCTCCAGAGCTCCTGAGCAGCGGGGCTACATGGGGAGCATGCCGGGGCTCCTGAAGATCCTCCAGGTGTGGGGGGGCTGCCACATGGTGcccctggtggtggaggaggtccaAGCCCTGGCTGGGGGTCCACCCGGCTGGCAGCTGTGGGTCTCGTGCGTCTCCTACGGCGTCTGCGTCCTCACGTCTCTGCTCACGCTGCTGGTGATTTTAGGAGACTCTGCTGGACGGTGTTGTCTCCCTTTCGACCGGTTTCTGGCCGGCTTCAGTCTGCTCGGGGTCTTGCTCTACATGTTGGCCACCGTCATCTGTTTCACCAAGATCCTGCAGCTGAAGGACCAGAACATGGACAACAAGACGGCACAAGTGGTCGTCATGGAGACGGTGGTGGCCACCATCACTCTGCTGGCTTATACCGTCGATCTGGCTTTCTCTATCAAACTGCTGTGTGACAGAAGTCTCACATGA